A stretch of the Sphingomonas sp. CL5.1 genome encodes the following:
- a CDS encoding efflux RND transporter periplasmic adaptor subunit, whose product MPDAPSTAAAPRGLKQAGIIAALVAAGVVAAGAFTRGHDVQAATRISDAQSIPTVHLIAAKGGAASNALELPGTMEAWNAAKLYARVSGYVRGWSKDIGATVGAGTPLGTIDTPELDQQIVEARAALASAKAHAGLARSTAARWNDLLTTASVSKQEADEKNGDLAVKVAAVREAQAALGRLEAMKSFAVVRAPFAGTVTARNVDIGDLVGPGNGGTQQPMFAVADTRRIRVYISVPQSYSATVKPGMAATLGVPAFPGRRFPAHVTGTSGAVDAQTGAFQVELQADNPGDLLKPGGFAQVSFDLPGQAGGVEVPSSVLLFRSAGSEVATVDPNGRIHLRRVQIGLDKGQTVQILSGLRTGERIVDNPPDSLAEGELVRVGAARG is encoded by the coding sequence ATGCCTGACGCTCCCTCCACCGCCGCCGCCCCGCGCGGGCTGAAGCAGGCCGGCATCATCGCCGCGCTGGTCGCGGCGGGCGTGGTCGCGGCCGGCGCCTTCACCCGCGGCCATGATGTACAGGCGGCGACGCGCATCTCGGACGCGCAGTCGATCCCGACCGTCCACCTGATCGCGGCGAAAGGCGGGGCGGCATCGAACGCCCTGGAGCTGCCGGGCACGATGGAGGCGTGGAACGCGGCGAAGCTCTATGCGCGCGTCAGCGGCTACGTGCGCGGCTGGTCGAAGGATATCGGCGCGACGGTGGGGGCGGGAACGCCGCTCGGCACGATCGACACGCCGGAGCTGGACCAGCAGATCGTCGAGGCGCGCGCCGCGCTCGCCAGCGCCAAGGCCCATGCCGGGCTGGCGCGCAGCACGGCGGCGCGGTGGAATGACCTGCTCACCACCGCTTCCGTCTCGAAGCAGGAGGCGGACGAGAAGAACGGCGACCTCGCGGTGAAGGTCGCCGCCGTGCGCGAGGCGCAGGCCGCGCTCGGCCGCCTGGAGGCGATGAAGTCCTTCGCGGTGGTCCGCGCGCCCTTCGCCGGCACGGTGACGGCGCGCAACGTGGATATCGGCGATCTCGTCGGCCCCGGCAACGGGGGCACGCAACAGCCGATGTTCGCCGTCGCCGACACCCGGCGCATCCGCGTCTATATCAGCGTGCCGCAATCCTATTCGGCGACGGTGAAGCCGGGCATGGCGGCGACGCTCGGCGTTCCCGCCTTTCCGGGGCGCAGGTTCCCGGCGCACGTCACCGGCACGTCCGGCGCGGTGGATGCGCAGACCGGCGCGTTCCAGGTCGAATTGCAGGCGGACAATCCCGGCGACCTGCTGAAGCCGGGCGGCTTCGCGCAGGTGTCGTTCGACCTGCCGGGGCAGGCGGGCGGCGTCGAGGTGCCGTCGAGCGTGCTGCTGTTCCGCTCGGCGGGCAGCGAGGTGGCGACGGTCGATCCGAACGGCCGCATCCATCTGCGCCGCGTGCAGATCGGGCTGGACAAGGGACAGACGGTGCAGATCCTCTCCGGCCTGCGCACGGGCGAGCGGATCGTCGACAACCCGCCGGATTCGCTCGCCGAGGGTGAACTGGTGCGCGTGGGGGCCGCGCGTGGCTAA
- a CDS encoding efflux transporter outer membrane subunit, with translation MAKRRFGAIAALACAVGGCSMAPAYRPPTAAVPAHYKEDATWKPAAPAALPAKWWTLLGDPQLDRLEEQLAAANPTLAEALARYDQASAYVREARSGLFPQIGLGTNLTANRQSDNRPLRGSNQPDLYGAETVGGGISLDPDLWGRVRSSVAAGKARMEASGDMLADVRLSLQAQLALDYVRLRGQDRQLALLARTVDGFREADALVERRFRGGIASGVDTARAGSLLEGARAQVEDLRSARALTEHAIASLTGTPASDFTLAPADMRFAIPATPAGLPSTLLERRPDIAAAEREVAAANAEIGVAKAAFFPSIILGGAGGFQSTALAGLISAPNLFWSVGPAAILNLFEGGRRHAKLAEAKAGWAEATARYRGLVLRAFQDVEDQLVLSDRLAVAQTDENRAAADAGQAQRIALNRYVKGAATYLDVVTAQASALDLEQRALSLETRRVQAQVGLIRALGGGWNVSPPASPAGRG, from the coding sequence GTGGCTAAACGTCGGTTCGGCGCGATCGCCGCCCTGGCCTGCGCGGTCGGGGGCTGTTCAATGGCCCCGGCCTACCGGCCCCCGACGGCGGCGGTCCCCGCGCATTACAAGGAGGATGCGACGTGGAAGCCAGCCGCGCCCGCCGCCTTGCCGGCGAAATGGTGGACGCTGCTGGGCGATCCGCAGCTCGATCGGCTGGAGGAGCAACTCGCCGCCGCCAATCCCACGCTGGCGGAAGCGCTGGCACGCTACGATCAGGCGAGCGCCTATGTGCGCGAGGCGCGGTCCGGCCTGTTCCCGCAGATCGGGCTGGGCACGAACCTCACCGCCAACCGCCAGTCCGACAATCGCCCGCTGCGCGGATCGAACCAGCCGGACCTCTATGGCGCGGAGACGGTCGGCGGCGGCATCTCGCTCGATCCCGATCTGTGGGGCAGGGTGCGCAGCTCGGTCGCGGCCGGCAAGGCGCGGATGGAGGCGAGCGGCGACATGCTCGCCGATGTGCGGCTCAGCCTGCAGGCGCAGCTCGCGCTCGATTACGTGCGGTTGCGCGGGCAGGATCGGCAGCTTGCCCTGCTCGCCCGCACGGTCGATGGGTTCCGGGAGGCTGACGCCCTGGTCGAACGGCGCTTCAGGGGCGGGATCGCCTCGGGCGTCGATACCGCGCGGGCCGGCTCGCTGCTGGAGGGCGCGCGGGCGCAGGTGGAGGATCTGCGCTCCGCGCGCGCGCTGACCGAACATGCCATCGCCAGCCTGACGGGCACGCCGGCATCGGACTTCACGCTCGCGCCCGCCGACATGCGCTTCGCCATCCCCGCGACGCCGGCGGGCCTGCCCTCCACCTTGCTTGAGCGCCGTCCCGACATCGCCGCCGCCGAGCGCGAGGTGGCCGCCGCCAATGCCGAGATCGGCGTGGCGAAGGCCGCCTTCTTCCCCTCGATCATCCTCGGCGGCGCGGGCGGCTTCCAGAGCACCGCGCTCGCCGGGCTGATCTCCGCGCCGAACCTGTTCTGGTCGGTCGGCCCGGCGGCGATCCTCAACCTGTTCGAGGGCGGGCGGCGGCACGCGAAGCTGGCGGAGGCGAAGGCCGGCTGGGCGGAGGCGACCGCGAGATATCGCGGATTGGTGCTGCGGGCGTTCCAGGACGTCGAGGATCAACTCGTCCTGTCCGATCGCCTCGCCGTGGCGCAGACGGACGAGAACAGGGCGGCGGCCGATGCCGGGCAGGCGCAGCGCATCGCGCTCAACCGTTATGTGAAGGGCGCGGCGACCTATCTCGACGTGGTGACGGCGCAGGCCAGCGCGCTCGATCTGGAGCAGCGCGCGCTGTCTCTGGAGACGCGCCGCGTGCAGGCGCAGGTCGGGCTTATCCGTGCGCTCGGCGGCGGATGGAACGTCAGTCCTCCAGCATCGCCAGCAGGGCGGGGCTGA